The sequence below is a genomic window from Coleofasciculus chthonoplastes PCC 7420.
TTCTCTGAAGACATCCAGGAGTAAATCAATCGTATCCCCATGATCGGCAGTTGGTAGTGGAACCATGACTAGCTTTCCATCCACCAATTCATAGATGTTATCTGTGCCATCATCGTAGGTGACATAATCTTCAAAGGTTAGGTTTTTGACAGGAGTCTGAGTCATGACTGGGTTGGGCTAGTATAGTTCTAATCTAATTAAGTTGAGTAACAGCCGCATCAGCAACGCCTTCTAGCTCAAAATAGTCCACCAACAGACTCCTCCAATCCTCTTCATGGACAGAGCGATGCCAAGCTAGCTGCGTCAGCACGTCCTGAGAAATACCATGGTCTAAATACGCCCGATATTGCTCAGATTCAGCTAAAGTTTCTAACTGCCGAACCAACTCAGAACTCGCTTCCACCCGTTCCACCCAACTACTAACCCATGGGTTTCGTGAGCGTTCCTGCTCATCGCACAGGACTTGGAAATACCACTTGTAGCGTTTGCCCACTTCTAAAGGCGGTTTAGTCTCCGGCAATTTCACGCTAACAATCCCCGGCGCATCCGGTAACACCATCGTTTGGTCGAGAACAAGGCGTTGATTTTGATCAAATAGCACGAATCTAGCTTGTGTAACCGTCTCCGAACGCCCCCAAGGCAAGTAAAACCAAAACGTCGGATACTCAGCAACCGTTGTCTCCAGATTGTCCGCCGAAACTAGAGCCGTTAACGGCTGGCTAGTCCCAGAGAAACAGAATTCATCCCGAATCGCTGTACCCGCCGATCGCCCCGAAGGCCGCCCTTGTTTGCGCTCCCGGCGAAACAAATTCAAAAACTGCTCTCCCACCGATTGCGCCTGGGCTGGGGGATTGTCGAAGGGTAGCACCGACAGGAACAGCACTGTACTTAAGGTCAAAATCAGGACGCTTTTGCGATCGCGTGATAACCAGCTCATCTCCATTAACTCCTAACTCTGCATTGATTTCTAAGCTTGTCGCCGCCGATAGGTCAGATAACCAACACCGCCTCCAGTCACCACGATGGCGATCGCTGACGGTACCAACGGCACCCAAACGCCTTGGCTGACCAGAATCAGGTAGGATAAACCATACAAACCGATCACTGTACCCACAGCACCAGCCGCCCCTCGCGCCAACGAGCGAGAACAGAACCAGATAACCAAACCCCCAACGGTAGACCAGCCAAAAATCCACAATGTTTCGCCCCAAAACGGTAACCACCCAATTAAAGGACGCTGATCTAATACCGCACTGATAAGTTGGCTTGCCATCTGAGCTTGCACCATCACTCCCGGCATATTACCGTAAGGAGTATTCCAACGGTCAGCACTTTTATCTGCCGTGTCCGTGTAACCAATAATCACAATCCGGTCTTGAATGTCTGCGGCAGATACCTTGTCATTGAGAACATCTTCTAAGCTAACCGTTGGCGCAAACTTGTTGGGGTCACCTTGGTGGGCGCGGTAATTGAGTAAAGTTTGATAACCGTTTAGTTGATCATTTCTCTCTCGGTAAGGACTACCATTTCCCCGCAGTTGCGGGATTGCCGTCTCGCCAAACTGCATATCTTCCTCATAGTACCCTTCATCATTTAGGAAAGAGGTATAAGAAATCCCTTCTGCTTCTAGATACTTACGAGCCAGAACTAAGTTCAATGCCTCTTCCGTATTGCAAAACTCTGGGTCGGGTTCCTGCAACAGCAAGTGACGGCGCACCATCATCTCACCATCCTCAGAGACATCATTAAATCCAATACGCTCCATGGGAACGTCTTGTGGTGGATAATAGCCCCGTCCACCGTCATAACTCGCTTTACAGAGCGCAATCAGGTTCTGCGTTTGCCGAAAACGTTCCGCTAATTCTGGCTGTGCCTGATAATCTCGGTAAAAATCTAAGCCAATCAGTCGGGGTTGATGTGCCGATAAGATGGCTAACACTTCATCGAGAGCTTTGTCTGGAACTGTACCAATTCCCGGCTGATAACGCTCCGCAATTATGTCTCGCCGGAGTGCCTCACTACTGGCAGCATCCACCTCAACGATTAAAAAACGCTCATCTTGGGCTTCACTGGGACGTAACCGCATTAACTGATCATAGACTCTCAGTTCAGCCGACTCCATCCCCCCCAAAAACCGAGCCACAACCACCAGCACCGAAACGACAGCACTGGTTAACACCACCGAACGCCGCTTAATTTTGCGATAGGGCAGTTCTCGGCTAGCTTTAATGTAGTCTAGTTGTAGCGCCGTGGGCTTCGGTTGCTTGTCGGCTGATTCCTGTAACCATTGCTTAGAGGCGACTAAATCTTTCCCTCGCAGCAAAAAGCTATCATCCTGTCCCTTTTGTGTCCACTCCATCGCCTTCACCAGCAACCGAGTGTGAGTGCGTGTATAGTCCGGATCACTATCTAGCGTCCGGATTAATTCGCCAAAATTGGGTAAAAATTCACCGCCGTGTTTACGGAAATCAATCCAGTGGGCGTTCTCTAAAGCCAAGGGAAGTTCGGCTGTGGCTGTTTCTTGATGCAAGATGGCAACCGTTCGTTTATTCAGCGTCTGGGCATAAGCTAACTCCTTAGCCACATCAGCATCGTTAACAAAAGGAAGAGAAATCACCGCGACAATTGTATTAGCTCGTTCAATACCCTTAACCCGTTCAATACCCTGATCAATGACTAGCTGCAAGGCAATGCTGTCATTTCCTGAAGCTCTATCCTGGGGCAAGTCCGCTTGGGTAGGAATACTTTCCTGGTCAAACCACGTCGTTTTACCCTGCATCTGTAACGCATCATTCAGCTTACGCACAACGTCTGAGTCAGCATCAGAATAGGAAATAAACACATCATGGGACACTTCCGGCGGCTGTCGCAGACTTTCAGTGATAAATTCTTCGTGCCAAGCTGTTGGCTGATGTTGAGTCCTCTTTTTCGCCACCTGCAACCAAGCTTCAGCACGGCGCAGATTATACCCCCGCAGTAAAATACTGGGGTTGCGGTTCTGCTGCTGCCACTTGAGCGCCTTAGCTAAGAAAATCTTATGCTCGTGGTAGTATACTGCCTCGTGATCCAGTATGTTGATCAGTTGGCTTTCATCAAGACGGTAATCTTCTTCGTGTAGATTATCAGTCAGATCAATATAATGTAACGAGCGCAATTCTGGCGGGATTTGCTCCGGCTCAACAGGACTCACCAGCACAGGGATAATCCGCTTATTCAGCGCTAAAGCATAGTTTAATTCTTGCTGACAGTAGGTAGAGTTCAGGGAGTCAGGTGAGAGCAAATAGACTAAGTTATCTGCTTGGGCTACACCCTGCTTAATCGCTGCCTCAAAGGTTTCCCCTGTTTGAATATCAGCGGTATTCGTCCAAACTGTAAATCCTGCACGCCACAGACTGGTGCGAATCTGCCGCATCACTGCCTCATTTTCGTAGGCATAGGAGAGGAACACCTGAGTCATCAGGTTATAGGCATTTTTGATACTTTCGCTGATAAACTCACAGTGTAAATCTGTGGGAGTACAGGGGGGCTGCTCGTCTTTAAAGCGCACCTTCAGCCATGCTTCGGCTTGCTTTCGTTCCTCACCAATGAGCAAATGTTGTGATCCCTTGTGCTGCCTTTCCCAGGCTAGTGATTTATCTAAGAAATACGTGTGCTGATGTACGTAATCCTTGTGCCTTGCGAATAGTTCTAGTAATCCGGAGAACGACTGCTCAAAGTCGTCAATTCCCTCACGAAAATACACCCAATTAATTTTGCCAATTGCCGGATGCATATTGGGAAAGCTGGAATGCAGTCCCTTTGCTTGGTAAGCATCCCAGTCAGCATCCGTTCCTTGGGGATTCCGTTGTTGCCAGGTATCACGACTAATCTGTTCGACGTGCAGCAACGGGATAATCCGCTTGTGGTACTTAATTGCCAGTTCGATTTCTTTACGGCAGTAGGCGGAGTTGATCGAATGGGGAGCAATGATGAACAGGAAGTTATCCGCCTTCTCAATCCCATCATCAATTTGGTTTTGAAAATCTACGCCCAGAGGAATATTTTCAAAGTCAAACCAAATTTTTAAGCCGTACTCAGTCAGGTGTTGATAGAGCTTTATGGCAAAGGCTTTACTATCGGCTCTTCCATAGGAAATAAAGCCATTGTCAAAGCCGGGACGCGGTTCATACATCTAACTTGAGATAGATTTATTTCTAATATCCACAACTATAACAAAAGAACCTGAATGCGACTCGAACAGCGATCGCGAATTAGGGCTTGCTGTCAAAACCTGAAACCTTATCGTTGGTTTTATGTAACGAAGACACTCGGATATCAAGACTTACCCAGGCTTTCCCGTTGAACCATTTGTAGGGGTACGACAGGGGTACGACATGTCGTACCCCTACCGTCTTTTAAGCGGCGCTAACGGTTGCATGGAGAGATGGGTGTTCATGTTCGACCACAAACACATTGGCATAAAGGTTCGCCACAATTTGCTTCCCTTCTAGCGTCAACTCTAAGTAGCGCAATGAGTCCTTAATGTAGGGATACACCCCACTCCAGTAAAACTTGGAATAGTTCTGGCGCAAGTCTCCTGGATGACTATAGCCTAAGGCTTTATTCACACCCGTTTCTTCAAACTCGTAGTATAAGGCACTAATTTTTTTCAAGTAGCGCGGATCACTGAGTTGACCAATTAAATCGGCAGATCTTACTAAACCGGGACAGTTACTTGTGTCTAGGTGATCTTGATCACTTGGCACAGGAAAACGAGTGAGTTCAATATTCCGCTTAATTTCTTCGGCATCAATTAGTAAATTGCCACCAAACCGTTCTTCAATAAACAGCTTACCGCGATCAACGTGATAGGGAGTGAGGCTGGCATCTGTCGCCCCTGGTGGTAAACTCACCTTGTCCCCATCTACGCCTGTGGCATAGCGGTTTTCACTTAATCGGTCTTGTCGGCAGACTCCTTTAACGTAACCAATATCATGGCAGAGTAAGGAGATAATTGCATGCATCCAGTCTTCACAAGAAATGCCTCCTTCACGGATATGTTTACCGCGCAGAATTTCCTGTCCGACTAAGGTGACTAAAATGGTGTGTTCAACATTGTGGTAGAGAGCGTCACTATTGGCAATATTTTCTAATGCCATGGCGCCCGCCCAGCCGATAATGTCAGCATAGTCAGACTTCCAGCCGCCGTAAGTTCGGCTGTAGCCTTCCCGAATCCGATCCACAAAGTTGTCGATGAGTATTTGGGTTGTGTCAAACA
It includes:
- a CDS encoding Npun_R2479 family HD domain-containing metalloprotein, giving the protein MFDTTQILIDNFVDRIREGYSRTYGGWKSDYADIIGWAGAMALENIANSDALYHNVEHTILVTLVGQEILRGKHIREGGISCEDWMHAIISLLCHDIGYVKGVCRQDRLSENRYATGVDGDKVSLPPGATDASLTPYHVDRGKLFIEERFGGNLLIDAEEIKRNIELTRFPVPSDQDHLDTSNCPGLVRSADLIGQLSDPRYLKKISALYYEFEETGVNKALGYSHPGDLRQNYSKFYWSGVYPYIKDSLRYLELTLEGKQIVANLYANVFVVEHEHPSLHATVSAA
- a CDS encoding DUF928 domain-containing protein — encoded protein: MSWLSRDRKSVLILTLSTVLFLSVLPFDNPPAQAQSVGEQFLNLFRRERKQGRPSGRSAGTAIRDEFCFSGTSQPLTALVSADNLETTVAEYPTFWFYLPWGRSETVTQARFVLFDQNQRLVLDQTMVLPDAPGIVSVKLPETKPPLEVGKRYKWYFQVLCDEQERSRNPWVSSWVERVEASSELVRQLETLAESEQYRAYLDHGISQDVLTQLAWHRSVHEEDWRSLLVDYFELEGVADAAVTQLN
- a CDS encoding TIR domain-containing protein — encoded protein: MYEPRPGFDNGFISYGRADSKAFAIKLYQHLTEYGLKIWFDFENIPLGVDFQNQIDDGIEKADNFLFIIAPHSINSAYCRKEIELAIKYHKRIIPLLHVEQISRDTWQQRNPQGTDADWDAYQAKGLHSSFPNMHPAIGKINWVYFREGIDDFEQSFSGLLELFARHKDYVHQHTYFLDKSLAWERQHKGSQHLLIGEERKQAEAWLKVRFKDEQPPCTPTDLHCEFISESIKNAYNLMTQVFLSYAYENEAVMRQIRTSLWRAGFTVWTNTADIQTGETFEAAIKQGVAQADNLVYLLSPDSLNSTYCQQELNYALALNKRIIPVLVSPVEPEQIPPELRSLHYIDLTDNLHEEDYRLDESQLINILDHEAVYYHEHKIFLAKALKWQQQNRNPSILLRGYNLRRAEAWLQVAKKRTQHQPTAWHEEFITESLRQPPEVSHDVFISYSDADSDVVRKLNDALQMQGKTTWFDQESIPTQADLPQDRASGNDSIALQLVIDQGIERVKGIERANTIVAVISLPFVNDADVAKELAYAQTLNKRTVAILHQETATAELPLALENAHWIDFRKHGGEFLPNFGELIRTLDSDPDYTRTHTRLLVKAMEWTQKGQDDSFLLRGKDLVASKQWLQESADKQPKPTALQLDYIKASRELPYRKIKRRSVVLTSAVVSVLVVVARFLGGMESAELRVYDQLMRLRPSEAQDERFLIVEVDAASSEALRRDIIAERYQPGIGTVPDKALDEVLAILSAHQPRLIGLDFYRDYQAQPELAERFRQTQNLIALCKASYDGGRGYYPPQDVPMERIGFNDVSEDGEMMVRRHLLLQEPDPEFCNTEEALNLVLARKYLEAEGISYTSFLNDEGYYEEDMQFGETAIPQLRGNGSPYRERNDQLNGYQTLLNYRAHQGDPNKFAPTVSLEDVLNDKVSAADIQDRIVIIGYTDTADKSADRWNTPYGNMPGVMVQAQMASQLISAVLDQRPLIGWLPFWGETLWIFGWSTVGGLVIWFCSRSLARGAAGAVGTVIGLYGLSYLILVSQGVWVPLVPSAIAIVVTGGGVGYLTYRRRQA